A region from the Aquila chrysaetos chrysaetos chromosome W unlocalized genomic scaffold, bAquChr1.4 W_unloc_5, whole genome shotgun sequence genome encodes:
- the LOC115337585 gene encoding E3 ubiquitin-protein ligase RNF213-like, with the protein MEFRSALGQDQRLAFSRAIETIKKVWSNIKMNPASSGITVLPDLSPNDINVNTAVLHLLPTQPSISHLVTTFLIQLQNNCIDTAAQVTRERQRRGETLLRAGHNQERSGDHGAYQLAVRDRRRRHQEDPYFDFQMLQRQVVHRFISGKPLIKAQTAPSVALNNVRTLQATKMKVRDQVPQEPLSINQQKRIMEEARSVNALSKTLATLKVAAEFLAVTGGHPECPLPEYVRQELKMDAAAKQFQDLPVVPNARLKHILALWQVLAARRSMLLVQMNQDPFCLVPKEFQGQLEASEAKALASALSNTNLDLFLIELHEMIAVALSGYQPEHELKDAFMFFLEVKEFPTTTVDTLTDALDPGIPVGKILSVWRTAAKTSQINVPAYGQERPAKAAVSPASRNDPAGGLSPLGAEEPSTPIPAPGSTHQLPVGCWEQLRPPIPSVPVPPTVPSRSKNLGDRSHRRIPSGIRGAGSPSTTLMLVGEWFRVPSVPISGGLLSRLIPSSPFRHH; encoded by the exons ATGGAATTCCGCAGTGCCTTGGGAC AGGACCAGCGTTTGGCTTTCAGCAGAGCTATAGAGACGATCAAGAAAGTTTGGAGCAATATTAAGATGAACCCGGCCAGCTCAG GCATCACCGTCCTGCCAGACCTCTCGCCGAACGACATCAACGTCAACACCGCCGTCCttcacctcctccccacccaacCGTCCATCAGCCACCTGGTGACCACGTTCCTCATCCAGCTGCAGAACAACTGCATCGACACGGCGGCGCAGGTCACCAGGGAGAGGCAACG AAGAGGTGAAACCCTCCTCCGTGCTGGCCATAACCAAGAGCGATCTGGTGACCATGGCGCTTACCAACTTGCAGTACGAGATCGACGAAGACGGCACCAAGAGGACCCTTACTTCGACTTCCAGATGCTCCAGCGGCAAGTGGTTCATCGTTTCATCAGCGGAAAGCCCCTTATCAAGGCTCAG ACGGCTCCATCCGTTGCCCTCAACAACGTGAGGACCCTCCAGGCCACCAAGATGAAAGTCAGGGATCAAGTGCCGCAG GAGCCTCTCAGCATCAACCAGCAGAAGCGCATCATGGAAGAAGCCCGCTCGGTCAACGCCCTCTCCAAGACCTTGGCCACCCTGAAGGTGGCTGCCGAATTTCTGGCTGTGACAGGTGGGCACCCGGAGTGCCCGCTGCCCGAATACGTCCGGCAGGAGCTGAAGATGGACGCCGCCGCGAAACAATTCCAGGACCTGCCG GTGGTGCCCAACGCCCGGCTGAAGCACATCCTGGCGCTGTGGCAGGTCCTGGCGGCTCGCAGGTCCATGCTGTTGGTACAGATGAACCAG GATCCGTTCTGCCTGGTACCCAAGGAGTTCCAAGGGCAGCTGGAGGCAAGCGAGGCGAAAGCCTTGGCCTCCGCGTTGTCCAACACCAACCTCGACCTCTTCCTCATTGAGCTGCACGAGATGATCGCGGTGGCGCTGTCCGGATATCAACCCGAACATGA GCTGAAGGACGCCTTTATGTTCTTCCTGGAAGTCAAAGAATTCCCCACCACGACCGTGGACACTCTCACGGATGCCCTGGACCCCGGCATTCCTGTCGGGAAGATCCTTTCCGTCTGGAGGACGGCTGCGAAGACCAGTCAAATCAACGTTCCCGCGTACGGCCAGGAGAGGCCAGCCAAGGCAGCCGTTAGCCCCGCTTCTCGCAACGACCCTGCTGGTGGCTTGTCCCCGTTGGGCGCAGAGGAACCGTCTACCCCAATCCCAGCTCCGGGCTCAACGCACCAGTTGCCTGtgggctgctgggagcagctccGGCCTCCGATCCCAAGCGTCCCTGTCCCTCCAACCGTACCGAGCCGCAGCAAGAACTTGGGAGACCGTTCCCACAGACGCATCCCCAGTGGGATCCGAGGAGCTGGAAGCCCCTCTACCACCCTGATGTTGGTTGGAGAGTGGTTCCGTGTCCCCTCCGTGCCCATCAGCGGTGGCCTCTTGTCCCGCctcattccttcctctcccttccgGCATCATTAA
- the LOC115337609 gene encoding E3 ubiquitin-protein ligase RNF213-like: MPGDLLFDEGNWKIGTSEKIWTCRCGSYWIVTHCGLPMEMKKCKCGAIVGGANHKPEAGFTQKEITKDKTEKGYVLESPGSRRNELERCLSPACVGLVRALLHSSLLLGIHADKQAIRDLMKEQPEDVEEFFWGHLRKDVACLAEALGRNTEDAVLTVHLFLRHLSNDSLADESAALSVLREKKDREEWETSFKALAQPFFQELEQTLNSVKEQRMNEGPHGSSVLLKIAYGPDTTFPRPAKAGLINQPCMWRFEQKMTIQTLMHFLQQEDRGGAGNPYPILLEAPLEAGEHLPRPTPARHFPSAELPDPLLPKQPQRGKVHSPAIPGPA; the protein is encoded by the exons ATGCCTGGAGACCTGCTTTTTGATGAGGGGAACTGGAAAATCGGCACATCGGAAAAGATTTGGA CTTGTCGGTGCGGCTCGTACTGGATCGTCACCCAC tgtgggcttcccatggaaatgaagaaatgcaaatgtgGCGCCATCGTCGGGGGAGCTAACCACAAACCTGAGGCAGGCTTCACGCAGAAGGAAAT CACCAAGGACAAAACGGAGAAAGGGTACGTCCTGGAGAGCCCTGGCTCGCGGAGAAACGAGCTGGAGAGGTGCCTGTCTCCTGCCTGCGTGGGTCTCGTGAGAGCTCTGCTCCATTCGTCCCTCCTGCTGGGGATCCATGCGGACAAACAG GCAATTCGAGACCTGATGAAAGAGCAACCAGAGGACGTGGAAGAGTTCTTCTGGGGCCACCTTCGGAAAGATGTGGCGTGCCTGGCAGAAGCGCTCGGCAGGAACACGGAGGACGCCGTGTTGACTGTCCATCTGTTTCTACGGCACCTGAGCAACGACAGCCTAGCAG ATGAGAGCGCAGCCTTGAGCGTCCTGCGTGAGAAAAAGGACCGAGAAGAATGGGAAACCTCCTTCAAAGCCCTGGCTCAGCCCTTCTTCCAG GAATTGGAGCAGACCCTTAATTCTGTCAAGGAGCAGAGGATGAACGAAGGTCCCCATGGCTCCAGCGTCCTCCTGAAAATAGCTTACGGCCCAGACACCACCTTTCCAAGACCTGCCAAGGCAGGGTTGATCAACCAGCCCTGCATGTGGAGATTTGAACAGAAGATGACCATCCAGACCCTGATGCATTTCCTGCAGCAGGAAGATAGAGGAGGCGCTGGAAATCCATACCCCATTCTACTGGAAGCTCCTCTCGAAG ctggAGAACATCTCCCACGTCCGACACCTGCCCGACATTTTCCGTCTGCAGAACTCCCTGATCCACTTCTTCCAAAACAGCCACAAAGGGGAAAAGTACACAGTCCGGCAATTCCTGGACCAGCCTGA